One Branchiostoma floridae strain S238N-H82 chromosome 1, Bfl_VNyyK, whole genome shotgun sequence genomic region harbors:
- the LOC118429720 gene encoding mitochondrial 2-oxodicarboxylate carrier-like isoform X2 — protein MEAACTAVHGRGLGRPLSFYKGILPPILAETPKRAVKFFTFERYKTLFSFGSPTPSAMAFTLAGLCSGLTEAVIINPFEVVKVKLQAQRIALSQQPSTIRTAQEIVRTDGLGLRGLNKGLTSTLGRHGVFNMIYFGFYHNVKNLIPESKDPKLDFLRKFGIGLTAGTLGSCVNIPFDVAKSRIQGPQPVPGEIKYRTCFATIATVYKEEGYLALYKGLLPKIMRLGPGGAIMLLVYEHVYDWLHHHW, from the exons GCCCCTATCCTTCTACAAGGGAATCCTTCCACCAATCCTGGCAGAGACACCCAAGCGAGCCGTCAAG TTCTTCACCTTTGAGAGATACAAGACTCTCTTCTCTTTTGGGTCCCCCACACCATCAGCTATG GCATTCACCCTGGCTGGTTTGTGCTCAGGTTTAACCGAGGCTGTGATTATTAATCCCTTCGAAGTTGTCAAGGTCAAATTACAAGCCCAGAGAATCGCACTATCTCAG CAACCTTCCACCATACGTACAGCGCAAGAAATCGTAAGAACAGATGGGCTCGGACTAAGAGGTCTCAACAAAGGGTTGACATCCACCTTGGGTCGTCATGGAGTCTTCAACATGATTTACTTTGGATTCTACCATAACGTGAAGAACCTTATACCAGAGAGCAAG GACCCGAAACTGGACTTCCTGAGAAAATTTGGTATAGGTCTGACTGCTGGAACCCTGGGTTCCTGTGTCAATATTCCATTTGATGTTGCTAAGAGCCGTATCCAGGGGCCGCAGCCTGTCCCAGGGGAGATCAAGTACCGAACCTGCTTTGCAACGATAGCAACAGTTTACAAGGAGGAGGG GTACCTAGCATTGTACAAGGGACTTCTTCCAAAGATCATGAGATTAGGGCCAG GTGGTGCCATTATGCTGTTAGTGTATGAGCATGTCTACGACTGGTTGCATCACCACTGGTGA
- the LOC118429711 gene encoding paired box protein Pax-1-like, translating into MMNMEQTFGEVNQLGGVFVNGRPLPNAIRLRIVELAQLGIRPCDISRQLRVSHGCVSKILARYNETGSILPGAIGGSKPRVTTPEVVKAIKKYKTLDPGIFAWEIRDRLLAEGVCDKYNVPSVSSISRILRNKIGNTTQLPDSPYGHPVKPEQHRPLYNPIYTYPVGPPAPAPGAPGVPNQSQIPMHMRHWPSPHTVSDILGFPRPGVPINAXEQTGPVSGAISNESARYQTQMGEGYGLNHMNQMQGQTEKVKYPDVSQSSLPAVSSFVSAPYPGPPPPQTMAYMPYHQSPTTVGPTTGWQQPRFPSAGAPVTTSEGGISIPAPLPFKPVTAAQTGLEDTKPHNSTSKVGPPTSDIPSASSS; encoded by the exons ATGATGAATATGG AGCAAACATTTGGGGAGGTGAACCAGCTCGGCGGAGTGTTTGTGAACGGCAGACCGCTACCCAACGCCATCCGCCTGCGGATCGTGGAGCTGGCTCAGCTCGGCATCAGGCCGTGCGACATCAGCCGCCAGCTCAGGGTGTCCCACGGCTGCGTCTCCAAGATCTTGGCCCGCTACAACGAGACGGGGTCCATCCTGCCTGGCGCCATCGGCGGCAGCAAACCTCGCGTCACCACACCTGAAGTGGTGAAGGCCATCAAGAAGTACAAAACCTTGGACCCAGGCATCTTCGCTTGGGAGATCCGGGACAGGTTACTGGCCGAGGGCGTGTGTGACAAGTACAACGTGCCCTCGGTCTCGTCCATCTCGCGGATCCTGCGCAACAAGATCGGCAACACGACGCAGCTCCCCGACTCGCCCTACGGTCATCCCGTCAAACCTGAGCAACACAGGCCACTCTACAACCCCATCTACACCTACCCGGTGGGTCCTCCCGCGCCGGCTCCCGGGGCCCCCGGGGTGCCCAACCAGAGCCAGATCCCCATGCACATGCGGCACTGGCCGTCCCCACACACTGTCAGTGACATTCTGGGCTTCCCACGACCAGGCGTGCCCATCAACGCTAAN GAACAAA CAGGTCCAGTTTCAGGTGCAATCTCCAATGAAAGTGCAAGGTATCAGACGCAGATGGGGGAGGGCTACGGCCTGAATCACATGAACCAAATGCAGGGACAGACAGAGAAAGTCAAGTACCCAGATGTGTCTCAG AGCTCACTACCAGCAGTCAGTAGTTTCGTCTCTGCACCCTACCcgggcccccctccccctcaaacgATGGCGTATATGCCGTACCATCAATCCCCTACTACCGTGGGACCCACTACCGGGTGGCAACAACCGAGGTTCCCGTCCGCTGGGGCTCCAGTCACCACTTCGGAGGGGGGCATCAGCATCCCTGCACCGCTACCCTTCAAACCCGTCACCGCCGCACAAACTGGTTTAG AAGACACCAAGCCACACAACTCCACGTCTAAAGTCGGGCCTCCGACGTCCGATATTCCATCCGCTTCCTCCTCATAA